Proteins from one Primulina huaijiensis isolate GDHJ02 chromosome 18, ASM1229523v2, whole genome shotgun sequence genomic window:
- the LOC140964748 gene encoding protein AE7-like 1, which yields MTLGLINANPVVHAKKERHARTDDPHAVDPLEIYEHVRDIRDPEHPYSLEQLSVLSEDSVTVDEKLGRILITFTPTIQHCSMATVIGLCLREKLKDCFPPHFKVDIKVAPGSHADEESVNKQLNDKERVVAALENPNLRQLVEECLYSSEL from the exons ATGACTTTGGGTTTGATTAACGCTAATCCGGTGGTTCACGCTAAGAAGGAGAGGCACGCCCGCACCGACGACCCTCACGCCGTCGATCCTCTCGAAATCTATGA ACATGTGAGGGACATAAGAGATCCAGAGCATCCGTATTCACTGGAGCAGCTCAGCGTGCTTTCTGAGGATTCTGTAACTGTGGATGAGAAGCTTGGACGCATTCT GATAACCTTTACTCCAACTATTCAGCACTGCAGCATGGCCACAGTAATTGGTCTGTGCCTAAGGGAGAAGTTGAAAGACTGTTTTCCTCCACATTTTAAG GTGGATATAAAAGTGGCTCCTGGATCTCATGCAGATGAAGAATCAG TTAACAAGCAGTTGAATGATAAAGAAAGAGTTGTTGCAGCATTAGAGAATCCTAATCTTCGCCAACTTGTCGAAGAATGCCTTTATTCTAGTGAACTTTGA
- the LOC140964749 gene encoding large ribosomal subunit protein uL6m-like: MEAKFFRFLKIVGVGFKARAEAEGRLLYLKLGYSHEVELTVPPAVRVFCFKNNVVCCTGIDKERVHQFAAAVRSCKPPEVYKGKGIMYIDEVIKKKDGKRSK; encoded by the coding sequence ATGGAAGCCAAGTTCTTTCGCTTTCTTAAGATTGTTGGTGTCGGTTTTAAGGCTAGAGCAGAAGCAGAAGGCCGTCTGTTGTATTTGAAACTCGGTTATAGCCACGAGGTTGAACTGACGGTGCCTCCTGCGGTTCGTGTTTTTTGCTTCAAAAACAACGTTGTCTGCTGCACTGGGATTGACAAGGAGAGGGTGCATCAATTTGCTGCTGCCGTTCGTAGTTGCAAGCCTCCCGAAGTATACAAAGGCAAAGGCATAATGTACATTGATGAAGTGATAAAGAAAAAGGATGGGAAGAGGTCTAAATAA